A region of Candidatus Bathyarchaeia archaeon DNA encodes the following proteins:
- a CDS encoding ABC transporter ATP-binding protein — translation MIEVEELIFRYPNGFEALRGVDLRIGDGEFVAIMGENGAGKTTLVKHFNGLLKPTRGRVLIDGLDTKDASVAELSRSVGLVFQNPDRQLFSETVRDEVAFALRNFGFSEEIIEKRVERILRLLDLSEYADTSPFLLSGGERKRVALASVLVWDPKHVVLDEPTIGQDYLQKERLRNLIMQINNQGKTVVIVTHDVEFVAEAKPRVVLMSKGSIMGDGRAEEILSDRELVDRASLIRPQISELVDSLSDRGLPRGLIDAYSARSAILKLLGGRGGCR, via the coding sequence TTGATAGAGGTCGAGGAGCTCATCTTCAGGTATCCGAACGGGTTCGAGGCGCTAAGGGGCGTGGATTTGAGGATAGGGGATGGGGAGTTCGTGGCCATAATGGGGGAGAACGGTGCAGGGAAGACGACCTTGGTCAAGCACTTCAATGGGCTCCTTAAGCCAACGAGGGGCCGGGTCCTGATCGATGGGCTCGATACCAAGGATGCCAGCGTCGCGGAGCTCTCCAGATCCGTTGGATTGGTCTTCCAGAACCCCGATCGCCAGCTCTTCAGCGAAACCGTCAGGGATGAGGTGGCCTTCGCTCTGAGGAACTTCGGGTTCAGCGAGGAGATAATAGAGAAAAGGGTCGAAAGGATCCTAAGGTTGCTGGACCTGAGCGAGTACGCCGATACCTCCCCATTCCTCCTCAGCGGAGGGGAGAGGAAAAGGGTCGCCCTCGCTTCGGTCTTGGTATGGGATCCGAAGCACGTCGTCTTGGATGAACCGACCATAGGCCAAGACTACCTCCAGAAGGAGCGCCTAAGGAACCTGATAATGCAGATCAACAATCAAGGCAAGACGGTCGTGATAGTTACCCACGACGTGGAGTTCGTGGCCGAGGCCAAGCCTAGGGTGGTCCTGATGTCCAAGGGCTCAATAATGGGGGATGGGAGGGCGGAGGAGATATTATCGGATCGGGAGCTGGTCGATAGGGCATCCTTGATAAGGCCCCAGATCTCGGAACTCGTCGATTCGCTATCGGATAGGGGGCTCCCGAGGGGCCTCATCGATGCCTATTCGGCCAGATCGGCCATATTGAAGCTCCTGGGGGGTAGGGGAGGATGTCGCTGA